The nucleotide window GATATGTTAGTTATACCATCAGGTGTTGAGCACGGGATTATAGCAATCTCCGGTGATTATGAACACCTATGCCTACAAACTCCTTCTTCCTTTCAGTATGGTTTCAAGTTTAAATGTGACCCACGTCCATTTAGTAAGGAGGATGTAGATAATGGTATCAATGCATTAAAAGAGTTAGACAAATAAGGTTATTTGCTTCTCTTTCTTTTCCCTGAAAACGCACCCTTTTTGCTTCCTGAAAATTTTGGCTTAAAACTTGAAGCTTTGTCGTTTCTTTTAAAAGATGGTTTTGAATTTCTATTTCTGTGTCTTGGAAAAGAAGCACGTTTAGATTCTCTTGAGTCATCGTATTCTTCTTCTGTAAATTCGATTTTTTTGTTGATTTTCATTGCTTCTCTTTTTAGTGAATTTTTAAGCAAAGCTGCAGCTATTTCCAAGAGTGAATTGTTTTCGTCAACAAGTGAATTGATTTGAGAAATGCAAGTTGTGAGGTCGTTTGATTGTATCATTTCTTTTATTTCATTTGAAAAATTTACAAATTTTGCATTACTGATATCTGTTACAGAAGGTAAATCAGCTTTTTCAATTTTTAAACCGTTAGCTCGTTCAATTCTTTTTAATGAAGAAGCTTGTCTTTTTGATATTAACGAAAATGCGATGCCCGATTTGCCTGCACGTGCGGTTCTACCTATTCTGTGAATGTAATCTTCATCATCACGAGGTAAATCGTAATTGAAAACACATTGAACATTTTTAACGTCTATTCCACGACCTGCAACATCAGTTGCTACAAGAATTTTTACCGACCCGTTTTTGAAGCCTTTCATGACTTTTTCACGTTGCACTTGGTTCATATCACCGTGTAGTGAATCTGCAAAATATCCTTTTGATTTTAAAATCTCAACAAGTTTATCTACGTTAGATTTAGTGTTACAAAAAATCAAAACGAGTTTTAAATTATGTAATTCTAAAAGCCTTGTTATCAATTCGGGTTTTTCTTTTTCAACTACTTCTAAGTAATATTGAGCAATGTTGGGGGCATTTAAAAGATTGTCCCTAACGTCAATAATGAAAGGAGTTTTTTGAAATTTTTTAGTTAATGCAATAATGTCT belongs to Candidatus Gastranaerophilales bacterium and includes:
- a CDS encoding DEAD/DEAH box helicase, yielding MITDQINDFEEEVSSFTFDELNLSSEILSAIAEMKFTTPSSIQKEAIPRVLNHEDIIAQAPTGSGKTAAYAIPVLEKINKNSTSIQSLILCPTRELVIQVHKEFEKLTKYMESIKVVSVYGGQNIEKQFNALKKNPQIVVATPGRLMDHLRRNSISLKDLSIVVLDEADEMLDMGFREDIYTILEDTPENRQTVLFSATMAKDIIALTKKFQKTPFIIDVRDNLLNAPNIAQYYLEVVEKEKPELITRLLELHNLKLVLIFCNTKSNVDKLVEILKSKGYFADSLHGDMNQVQREKVMKGFKNGSVKILVATDVAGRGIDVKNVQCVFNYDLPRDDEDYIHRIGRTARAGKSGIAFSLISKRQASSLKRIERANGLKIEKADLPSVTDISNAKFVNFSNEIKEMIQSNDLTTCISQINSLVDENNSLLEIAAALLKNSLKREAMKINKKIEFTEEEYDDSRESKRASFPRHRNRNSKPSFKRNDKASSFKPKFSGSKKGAFSGKRKRSK